The Methylocystis bryophila genome contains the following window.
TTATCGGTCCGTCGCAAAGATTGCGACGACCGAAGCGACTGGCACGGATCGCGGCGAGGCCATTGTTGCCGCCATGATCGAAGCGCTCCGAACTCGCGGCATTTTGTTGCCTGCGGCGACAATTCTGGAACGCATCGGTCTGGCGGCGCGTGCACGCGCCCGAAAGCAGGCTCATAAGAATCTCATCGAGGGATTAGAGCAGCGGACGGTCAATGAACTGCGAGCGTTGACCGCGGTCAGCGACAACAAAGATCGCACGAGGCTTGCGTGGTTACGTGACTGGCCGGAGGCGCCGACGCAGAAGAACCTGGTTGGCGTCGTCGAGCGCTTGGATTTCATCCGCAGCTTGGGTGTTGAACCAGATCGCGAGCAACGGATTCATCGTGCGCACTACAGAGCAATCGCCAGGGAAACGGCTATTCTCAGCGCCCAGCATCTTTCGCGGTTCGATACCCCGCGCCGACCGGCCACTCTGCTGGTGTTCGCCCGCGAGATGGAAGCGATCCTCACGGACGCGGCGCTGGTCATGTTTCGACAAGATGCTTGGCGGCGTGTACCGTCGTGCCGAACGCGCCGACGTGACGATCGGCTCGCTCATATCGCGCCGCTCGGCTGGGAGCACATCACCTTCAACGACGACTATGTCTGGCCGACCGAGCCGCTCCAAAACGCCTTCCGGCCTCTCAGGAACCCGCGATCCGAAATACTCGATGCGGCTTAGCGTAGGATTTTAGGAAGATTCTGCGATGACCCCAGGGCGGGCAGGATTTCTCCGATCTCACAGACGCCGTCCACGCCGATCAGATCTTCGGCGCGAGACAGGGTCTCCTCGATGAGCGCCGTGATCTGGCTCTGGTCGAGCCCGAGCTTGATGAGCTTGTCGGTGAGGTTGTCGATGTCGGCGGGACCCCGACCGATGAAGCTCGCGAGAAGCTCGGTGATTGGGGTAAGGCCGCCGGCGCCGGTCACTACGGCCACCACGACGGCTTCGTGGACCTGCGGCGTCTCGTCAACGAATTGCGCGATACGGCCCTGCGGGGCCTTGTCGCGTAAGAACAGCAGAACATGCCCGATGGCGGGCTTGGCGATCATCGGATCCAAGTGGGTGGCCGTGGCGAGACCGGTAATGAAGTCGTCCATGGCGGCGACCCTCCTTCCTTGAAACACCCCGGCTCAATATATCGTGGCGCGACATACAATCAAGAGGTGGACGAAAAGGGCTGGGCCCCAACC
Protein-coding sequences here:
- a CDS encoding DUF4158 domain-containing protein, translated to MKKHEILSPQARAALFDPPNDPATIVRHYTLSRDDLALVRRRRRDANRLGFAVHLAYQRFPGPVLGIDETPPADVRSFIAGQLGIEPGMFHEYARREETRWEHLCDIQSYLGVRPFSRGDYRSVAKIATTEATGTDRGEAIVAAMIEALRTRGILLPAATILERIGLAARARARKQAHKNLIEGLEQRTVNELRALTAVSDNKDRTRLAWLRDWPEAPTQKNLVGVVERLDFIRSLGVEPDREQRIHRAHYRAIARETAILSAQHLSRFDTPRRPATLLVFAREMEAILTDAALVMFRQDAWRRVPSCRTRRRDDRLAHIAPLGWEHITFNDDYVWPTEPLQNAFRPLRNPRSEILDAA